One segment of Alnus glutinosa chromosome 2, dhAlnGlut1.1, whole genome shotgun sequence DNA contains the following:
- the LOC133860760 gene encoding uncharacterized protein LOC133860760: MVRFSCFNAPIHIHKSKKTVQPSVEKMYKTSQDFSQSQASKDLPNHTSLDSLSLKAQGDTRTDKHFTSVSSVESGLKSLDMKSKFSVESNIGVNQRGYIKKSQSLGSRLFQEGRVSAGNDTEDETDLELSCEGFHDHKGLAEPDPSKDQGLSPPDEYQENPTLESFRLSPDCVNYESIFSIGDPQHSEKEGHGNSDTPLSGECPGDSGDHTPRTPPLIVKSSSLPNIGASTPTSGRCSPFRHVALQSRSSEDLHILDMRRREISVNESVGQATQEQVKNDGFDKAEKNTLKNSVDYGYDSYSYSGLAKEWIMPVTDEVNPVKNLQGESSVHWWDQLPSKDFKMKRIAEWVNDLQLCSPLEETNESSQSDDQVKRDPNILNNLTAAKIDGKITPGMEAAKKYISSLSAITTTAHLANHGLVMIPFLCAFASLKVLNLSGNAIVKITAGALPRGLHMLNVSKNNISTIEGLRELTRLRVLDLSYNRVLRIGHGLASCSSLKELYLAGNKISEVEGLHRLLKLNVLDLRFNKISTAKCLGQLAANYNSLQAISLEGNPAQKNVGDEQLKKYLQGLLPHLAYFNRLPLKVSSLKDVAERTVRLGISSHQDRVVRSDHKAARKVSHGVATAHKPSSSSTHARKSQATFSPKRSKGRHGLLPPMGTKATTHNRHHYFDSSNKLPNFRPDLSIRRSQSEGTLGAL, translated from the exons ATGGTTAGGTTTTCATGTTTCAACGCTCCCATTCATATCCACAAATCAAAG AAAACTGTTCAACCTTCTGTGGAGAAAATGTATAAGACATCGCAAGATTTTTCTCAGAGTCAAGCCTCAAAGGATTTACCTAATCATACCAGCTTAGACTCATTGTCATTGAAGGCTCAAGGAGACACTCGGACTGATAAACATTTTACAAGTGTGTCTTCTGTTGAGAGTGGATTGAAATCACTGGACATGAAGAGCAAATTTAGTGTTGAGAGCAACATAGGGGTTAACCAGAGAGGGTACATTAAGAAAAGTCAGTCTCTAGGAAGTAGACTGTTCCAGGAAGGCAGGGTGTCTGCAGGCAATGACACCGAGGATGAGACCGATCTGGAGCTTTCTTGTGAGGGTTTCCATGACCACAAGGGGTTGGCAGAGCCAGATCCCAGCAAGGATCAAGGACTGAGCCCACCAGATGAGTATCAAGAGAACCCCACCTTGGAGTCTTTCCGATTAAGTCCTGACTGTGTCAATTATGAATCAATTTTCTCTATTGGAGACCCACAACATTCGGAGAAGGAAGGCCATGGAAATTCTGATACTCCATTATCTGGCGAATGTCCTGGTGATTCTGGTGACCATACACCTCGTACCCCACCCCTGATTGTAAAATCATCTTCTTTGCCCAACATTGGTGCCTCTACACCCACTTCTGGAAGGTGTTCACCTTTCAGACATGTAGCACTGCAGTCAAGATCTTCTGAGGATCTACATATTTTAGACATGAGGCGAAGAGAGATATCAGTTAATGAATCTGTAGGGCAGGCAACACAAGAGCAAGTAAAAAATGATGGCTTTGATAAAGCTGagaaaaatactttaaaaaattcagTTGATTATGGTTATGATTCCTATAGTTATTCTGGTTTAGCAAAAGAGTGGATAATGCCAGTTACAGACGAGGTAAATCCAGTGAAAAACCTTCAAGGAGAATCCTCAGTTCACTGGTGGGATCAATTGCCAAGCAAGGATTTTAAGATGAAGCGAATTGCTGAGTGGGTTAATGATCTTCAACTTTGCAGCCCTCTGGAGGAAACAAATGAATCATCGCAATCTGATGACCAAGTGAAGAGAGACCCCAATATCCTAAACAATTTGACTGCTGCAAAGATTGATGGTAAGATCACTCCTGGCATGGAAGCtgctaaaaaatatatttcttcttTGAGTGCCATAACCACCACAGCTCATCTGGCAAATCATGGATTGGTTATGATCCCATTTCTTTGTGCATTTGCAAGCCTAAAAGTGCTCAATCTCTCAGGAAATGCCATAG TGAAGATAACTGCTGGTGCTCTTCCTCGAGGGCTTCATATGTTGAATGTGTCAAAAAACAATATTTCAACTATTGAAGGTTTGCGGGAACTTACTCGACTTCGTGTACTGGACCTGAGCTACAACCGAGTGCTCAGAATTGGACACG GCCTAGCTTCTTGTTCCTCTCTAAAGGAGTTGTACTTGGCCGGAAATAAAATTAGTGAGGTCGAGGGTCTTCACCGCCTGTTAAAACTGAATGTGCTCGATCTGCGTTTCAACAAAATCTCAACAGCCAAATGTCTTGGCCAGCTTGCGGCCAACTACAATTCCTTGCAAGCCATCAGCTTGGAAGGAAACCCGGCCCAGAAAAATGTTGGAGATGAACAACTGAAGAAATATCTGCAAGGTCTTCTGCCACATTTGGCTTACTTCAATCGGTTGCCTCTCAAAGTCAGCAGTTTGAAGGATGTCGCAGAACGGACAGTTCGGCTAGGCATCAGTTCCCATCAGGACCGTGTTGTTAGATCAGATCACAAGGCTGCAAGAAAAGTCAGCCATGGTGTAGCCACCGCTCACAAGCCCTCGTCTTCATCAACTCATGCTCGCAAAAGTCAAGCAACATTCTCACCAAAACGGTCCAAGGGCAGGCATGGGCTCCTTCCCCCAATGGGAACCAAAGCAACAACACATAATCGGCACCATTATTTTGACTCGAGTAACAAACTTCCCAACTTCAGGCCAGATCTTTCTATTCGCAGGAGTCAAAGTGAGGGAACTCTAGGAGCTCTCTGA